A section of the Phaseolus vulgaris cultivar G19833 chromosome 8, P. vulgaris v2.0, whole genome shotgun sequence genome encodes:
- the LOC137823504 gene encoding uncharacterized protein: protein MSQGGEQGGDREDNVNMPMAMLVQLQKEFEMLKKNNEEELSMLRAENAHMRRKLQEETVLNSSFETVQPGIQVNERLYHNESSQTRRRWLENSRVCAGTSSRKHLFYDVIIDTPLPDNWKNLTIDKYDGSTDPDEHIAIYTTQISLYTWNDAVMCRVFPTTLKGAALSWFTRLPPLSIDCFDTLIEKFGAQFATSRPHHLTSIALVNIRQEKGESLRMFMERFGKVALGIRNLSPEVTMHHMITALKPRPFADSLCKKPAINLDELRQRASKFMQMEELREFRNQVRVDGGEKRVIEREHPPAARGAREEFRSRKFQQYTPLNANRARVLQEAMAAEIIPPPRKARTPGRADHTKHCEYHKNHGHHTEECIGLKDRIEELIQAGQLKRFVQGGNARIRLSPERGSRGGEVGQRRVERFERRDEKRVEKRNDRRDGRPERRSDRDHQNTQSVRRSRERSLGRPVRGFINTISGGFSGKESSSARKQHWRSIRTINHIFKRRTLPPMLFTDEYFQEIDPDHDDPMVITVEIAEYAVMKTLVDQGSSVDILFWDTFKRLHLREEDIVPFREQIIGFSGERVNTKGYIDLMTTFGRGNKTKKIKIRYLVVDATTSYNVLLGRSSLNKLGEQ, encoded by the coding sequence ATGAGTCAAGGAGGAGAACAAGGTGGAGATCGGGAAGACAATGTTAACATGCCAATGGCAATGTTGGTccaattacaaaaagaattcgagatgttaaaaaagaataatgaagaagaattgAGTATGTTGAGAGCCGAAAACGCACACATGAGGAGAAAGTTACAAGAGGAAACGGTTTTGAATTCATCTTTCGAAACTGTTCAACCTGGGATACAAGTGAATGAAAGGCTATATCACAACGAAAGTTCCCAAACCAGAAGAAGATGGCTTGAAAACTCTAGGGTTTGTGCAGGGACATCTTCTAGAAAACATCTGTTTTATGATGTTATAATCGATACTCCGTTGCCTGACAATTGGAAGAACTTGACCATTGACAAATATGATGGGAGTACGGACCCTGATGAGCATATTGCAATATATACTACTCAAAtcagcttgtatacatggaATGATGCTGTTATGTGCAGAGTATTTCCTACAACTCTGAAAGGGGCAGCATTGAGTTGGTTTACACGCCTCCCACCTTTGAGTATAGATTGTTTTGATACGTTGATAGAAAAGTTCGGCGCTCAATTTGCAACTAGTCGTCCTCATCATTTAACGTCAATCGCCTTAGTGAACATAAGACAAGAGAAAGGAGAGtccttaagaatgttcatgGAACGTTTTGGAAAGGTTGCTTTGGGAATCCGAAATCTTAGCCCAGAGGTCACCATGCATCATATGATAACGGCATTAAAACCGAGACCGTTTGCCGATAGTCTTTGCAAGAAACCTGCGATCAATTTGGATGAACTAAGGCAACGAGCatcaaaatttatgcaaatgGAAGAATTAAGGGAGTTTCGAAACCAAGTAAGGGTTGATGGAGGTGAGAAGAGGGTGATAGAAAGAGAACACCCACCTGCTGCAAGAGGAGCCCGAGAAGAATTCAGAAGCCGAAAATTCCAACAATACACACCTTTAAATGCAAACAGAGCGAGAGTTTTACAAGAAGCTATGGCAGCAGAAATAATACCACCACCAAGAAAAGCACGAACACCAGGAAGAGCAGATCATACCAAGCATTGCGAGTATCACAAAAATCATGGCCATCATACAGAAGAATGCATCGGGTTGAAGGATAGAATAGAAGAATTAATTCAAGCTGGGCAGTTGAAACGCTTCGTCCAAGGAGGAAATGCGAGAATAAGGTTAAGTCCTGAGAGAGGATCGAGAGGGGGAGAAGTGGGCCAGAGAAGAgtggaaagatttgaaagaagagatgaaaaaagAGTTGAAAAAAGAAATGATAGAAGAGATGGGAGGCCAGAAAGAAGAAGTGATAGGGATCATCAAAACACTCAATCAGTAAGGCGGAGTAGGGAACGAAGTCTGGGTAGGCCGGTCAGAGGATTTATAAACACAATTTCAGGAGGTTTTTCAGGAAAGGAATCCTCATCAGCAAGAAAACAACATTGGAGAAGTATCAGAACcattaatcatattttcaaaagaagaaccttgccaccaatgcttttcACAGATGAATATTTTCAAGAGATTGATCCCGATCACGACGATCCTATGGTGATAACGGTAGAAATAGCCGAATACGCCGTTATGAAAACCTTAGTTGATCAGGGGAGTTCAGTTGATATTTTGTTTTGGGATACTTTCAAAAGATTACATCTAAGAGAAGAAGATATTGTACCTTTCCGAGAACAGATCATTGGCTTTTCGGGAGAAAGAGTTAATACTAAGGGGTACATTGATTTGATGACCACATTTGGAAGAGgtaataaaactaaaaagatCAAAATCAGATATTTGGTGGTGGATGCTACTACATCGTATAATGTGTTATTAGGACGATCCTCTTTGAATAAACTGGGAGAGCAATAG
- the LOC137823502 gene encoding receptor-like protein kinase FERONIA has protein sequence MDVLFKRKDVNEYSWFGSRDVQGSGGEDIPVNSIVWEAAFAPYGGEATGVSVDWAKHRYQKGSLGEIVDPALKGQITQQCLHKFGEVALTCLLEDGTQRPSMNDIVGMLEFVLQLQESANNGVIKDTCGGYENSEDMFSSSHSSVQLSDYSDSTRLNTTTDDSYGSKQSDRLLPENVFSQIGDPKGR, from the exons ATGGATGTACTGTTTAAGAGGAAGGATGTGAATGAATATTCATGGTTTGGATCAAGGGATGTGCAGGGGAGTGGAGGAGAGGATATACCTGTGAACA GTATTGTGTGGGAGGCAGCCTTTGCTCCGTATGGTGGAGAAGCAACAGGTGTCTCTGTTGATTGGGCAAAACATCGATATCAGAAGGGGTCTTTGGGTGAGATTGTTGATCCAGCACTGAAGGGCCAGATAACACAGCAGTGTTTGCACAAATTTGGAGAGGTCGCCTTGACCTGTTTGCTCGAGGATGGGACTCAACGGCCTTCCATGAACGACATTGTTGGAATGCTTGAGTTTGTTCTGCAGCTTCAGGAGAGCGCTAATAATGGAGTGATAAAGGACACCTGTGGGGGTTACGAAAATAGTGAGGACATGTTTAGCAGTAGTCATAGTAGTGTACAACTTTCAGATTATAGTGATAGCACTAGATTGAACACCACTACAGATGATAGCTATGGGAGTAAGCAATCTGACAGGCTGCTCCCTGAGAATGTTTTCTCTCAGATTGGGGATCCAAAGGGACGATAA
- the LOC137823508 gene encoding uncharacterized protein, translated as MELSEYGIKYEPRGPIKAQSLADFIIQMLTTTQQEQWTLYVDGASSKRGSGAGIVLEGPDNFQVEMALRFEFRTSNNQAEYEALVAGLLLARDMGVENVICKSDSQLSVGQVQGQYQIWESSQQARQLSIHKQMDKQKPQTRLFSDS; from the coding sequence ATGGAGCTATCAGAATATGGAATCAAGTATGAGCCAAGAGGACCTATCAAAGCCCAATCCCTTGCggattttattattcaaatgcTGACAACAACACAGCAGGAGCAATGGACATTGTATGTAGATGGCGCATCAAGCAAAAGAGGCAGCGGAGCAGGAATAGTGCTTGAAGGACCAGATAACTTCCAAGTGGAGATGGCGTTAAGATTTGAGTTCAGAACATCCAACAACCAAGCTGAATATGAAGCTCTTGTTGCAGGGTTACTATTAGCCAGAGACATGGGAGTTGAAAATGTCATTTGCAAAAGTGACTCTCAACTTTCGGTGGGACAGGTGCAGGGACAGTATCAGATTTGGGAATCAAGTCAACAAGCACGTCAGTTGAGCATCCACAAACAAATGGACAAGCAGAAGCCGCAAACAAGGTTATTCTCGGACAGTTAA